One Helianthus annuus cultivar XRQ/B chromosome 7, HanXRQr2.0-SUNRISE, whole genome shotgun sequence genomic region harbors:
- the LOC110882027 gene encoding ATP-dependent DNA helicase PIF1-like, whose translation MGKNFNEFDLPKITDDVNLQDAGYRELQEEYGIVLEPEHLSAKDSLNSDQKNVFDEIMMHVDNDLPGVFFIDGPGGTGKTFLYIALLTEIRSRGLIALATALSGAAANNMPGGRTAHSRFKIPLNLENNSMCNIKKQSGAAKLIRSAKIIIWDEASMAKRQAIEAVDRTFQDIIGVSLPFGGKIMVMGGDFRQVLPVIKRGTRAQIVDSSVRMSPLWSLTKKMQLTINMRALKDPWFSKFLLRVGDGTEEPIEGNYIRIPDDMTIQCNNRENAIKELIHAIFPSIEDNVYSSDYIISRAILSTKNDSVDEINNQMIEIFQGEEKVYYSFDEAEDDQRNFYPVEFLNSLNVSGLPPHKLRLKIGCPIILSRNIDPSHGLCNGTRLICKGFMRNVIDAEIAVGQHAGKRVFLPRIPLTLSEDDMFPFKLKRKQFPIRLSFSMTINKAQGQTIPNVGIYLPDSVFSHGQLYVALSRGISRQSTKVLVHLAKEFKQSGVYTSNVVYQEVLRD comes from the coding sequence ATGGGTAAAAATTTCAATGAGTTCGACCTTCCTAAGATAACAGACGATGTTAACTTACAAGATGCAGGTTATCGTGAGTTACAAGAAGAGTATGGGATTGTTTTGGAACCTGAACACTTGAGTGCCAAAGATTCACTTAATTCGGACCAAAAAAACGTGTTTGATGAGATCATGATGCATGTTGATAATGATCTTCCAGGCGTGTTCTTTATTGATGGTCCAGGTGGAACTGGAAAAACATTTTTGTACATTGCCTTGCTAACTGAAATTCGGTCACGTGGTCTTATTGCCCTCGCAACAGCTTTATCAGGTGCAGCGGCTAATAATATGCCAGGAGGTAGAACGGCTCACTCGAGATTCAAGATTCCTCTTAATCTTGAAAATAATTCAATGTGCAATATCAAAAAACAGAGTGGGGCCGCTAAACTGATTCGGTCTGCCAAAATAATCATATGGGATGAAGCGTCGATGGCTAAACGACAGGCGATAGAGGCAGTCGATCGTACATTCCAAGACATTATAGGTGTTAGTCTCCCATTTGGTGGAAAGATAATGGTTATGGGAGGTGACTTCAGACAAGTGTTGCCGGTTATTAAACGTGGCACTCGAGCACAGATTGTAGACTCCAGCGTACGAATGTCACCTCTTTGGTCTTTGACTAAGAAGATGCAGTTGACCATAAATATGAGAGCGCTAAAAGATCCATGGTTTTCTAAATTTCTTTTAAGAGTCGGCGATGGAACTGAAGAACCAATCGAAGGAAACTATATCCGCATACCCGATGACATGACAATTCAGTGCAACAACAGAGAAAACGCTATAAAAGAATTGATCCATGCCATCTTTCCATCAATTGAAGATAATGTATATTCTTCAGATTATATAATCTCTAGAGCAATATTGTCCACTAAAAATGATAGTGTTGACGAGATTAATAATCAAATGATTGaaatttttcaaggggaggaaaAAGTTTATTACAGTTTTGATGAAGCTGAAGACGATCAGCGCAACTTCTATCCGGTCGAGTTTTTAAACTCGCTAAATGTTAGTGGTTTGCCGCCTCATAAGCTTCGTTTAAAAATTGGATGCCCAATAATATTGTCACGTAATATCGATCCATCACATGGCCTGTGTAATGGCACGCGATTGATATGTAAGGGTTTCATGCGAAATGTTATTGATGCGGAAATTGCAGTCGGTCAACATGCCGGCAAAAGAGTTTTTTTGCCAAGAATCCCTCTAACCCTTTCTGAAGATGACATGTTCCCATTCAAGctgaaaagaaaacaatttccaATTCGACTTAGCTTTTCCATGACGATTAATAAAGCTCAAGGTCAAACAATTCCGAACGTTGGTATTTATCTTCCGGATTCTGTATTTTCACATGGACAACTTTATGTCGCGTTATCAAGAGGGATTTCAAGACAAAGTACGAAGGTGTTGGTACATCTCGCCAAAGAATTCAAACAAAGCGGAGTTTACACATCAAATGTTGTCTACCAGGAAGTGTTGCGTGATTAA